Proteins encoded in a region of the Candidatus Moanabacter tarae genome:
- the glnD gene encoding Bifunctional uridylyltransferase/uridylyl-removing enzyme: MEEPLYRQILGHAEHWLSFDLGTNREKVLNGCREYLRLGNDMIYRYHCMADNGTQVTLARSYVIDILIENLFRYSTKIYKRKHGPPPCPVSVVALGGYGRAELSPLSDIDIMFLLPDNVVAGGIQRIQEILSENLLLILWDLKLKVGPSTRTLSHTFEDAEKDIETKTALLESRLITGQKKLFKQFIRQYKRFYRRANPEAYIQARLDDQYTRRKKHQNTVFLQEPDIKNGVGGLRDYQNILWMAEIKLGIDSMGKLHHRRYLSKSEHRAYTAGYEFLLRVRNELHFQSTRPTDLLNLEKQPNIAKKLGYKQKSVFKRVEAFMRDYYKHAKEIFRITQILEGRLFPERQITANRLINSSLSEPRKRRVFDGFVLRRNILTHLNLSVFKEDPERLIRVFRHCQQLDATLDFSLSSLITESLPLITSSVIHSPTANRSFRGILQTVGEVYPTLAKMHELGVLERFLPEFSDLTCLVQHEYYHRYTADEHTLNTIHQLDRIFSGASQYSPVYVHAIHQTKNPSILYLILLLHDIGKGKMISGHAKIGAGMARAILARLQIAPDIMERIIFLISNHLEMWRFWQRYDIEDPETGAAFANFVKDEENLRLLFVHTYCDSQGTHSDLWNSYKDGLHRGLFHITLDHFRGTASKGVEEESQESVSYSCIREAAPHISEEEIIAHFNQLTASYFVDSGVEEISFHLDMVHRFLRRVRQEESPNTLVPIVDWRDDLNLSMTVVNIATWDRPGLFYRLAGAFSVAGVNILSSRAISRMDSITIDSFYICDPGGGCVQDQQAKDKFQTNLISALKYDKDLLPVILEQARKAENPPFLKFDERLNAPIPHRVDSHKDKRLNRIIVEIQATDQIGLLYRVAKAIYDHGFNIEFARISTELDVAVDTFHITNINTLKKDNSGDLRNLEANLNNLVS, encoded by the coding sequence ATGGAAGAACCACTATATCGCCAAATTCTTGGACATGCAGAACACTGGCTATCTTTTGATCTCGGGACCAATCGAGAAAAGGTTCTTAACGGATGCCGTGAATATCTTCGTCTGGGAAACGATATGATCTACCGCTATCACTGTATGGCGGACAACGGAACTCAAGTCACTTTGGCCCGATCCTATGTCATCGATATTCTCATTGAGAACCTGTTTCGCTACTCCACAAAGATCTACAAGAGAAAACACGGGCCTCCTCCCTGTCCCGTCAGCGTCGTCGCACTTGGCGGCTACGGAAGAGCAGAACTAAGCCCCCTTAGTGATATTGATATTATGTTCCTCCTACCCGACAATGTTGTGGCAGGGGGTATCCAAAGAATACAGGAGATACTCTCAGAAAATCTCCTTCTCATTTTATGGGATCTCAAGCTTAAGGTAGGACCATCGACTCGGACTCTTTCGCATACTTTTGAGGACGCTGAAAAAGATATTGAAACTAAGACCGCTTTGCTCGAGTCCCGACTCATTACAGGCCAAAAAAAACTCTTCAAACAATTTATTAGGCAGTACAAGAGATTCTACCGCAGAGCTAACCCAGAGGCATACATCCAAGCCCGTCTCGACGATCAGTACACTCGGCGAAAGAAGCATCAGAATACGGTCTTCCTCCAGGAACCCGACATCAAGAATGGGGTAGGCGGACTCCGAGACTATCAAAACATCCTCTGGATGGCCGAGATTAAGCTGGGAATCGACAGTATGGGAAAACTACACCATCGAAGGTATCTCAGTAAATCCGAGCACCGGGCTTACACCGCTGGGTACGAGTTCCTACTTCGGGTTCGCAACGAACTTCACTTCCAAAGCACCAGACCAACCGATCTATTGAATCTGGAAAAACAACCCAACATAGCCAAAAAGCTGGGCTACAAGCAAAAAAGTGTTTTCAAGAGGGTCGAAGCATTCATGCGAGATTATTACAAGCATGCTAAAGAAATCTTCCGTATAACCCAAATCCTGGAAGGCCGACTTTTCCCCGAGAGACAAATCACCGCAAACCGGCTAATCAATAGTAGCCTTTCTGAACCCCGAAAGCGAAGAGTCTTTGACGGATTTGTTCTGAGACGAAATATTCTCACTCACCTCAATTTGTCAGTCTTTAAAGAGGATCCAGAACGCCTCATCCGCGTCTTTAGACACTGTCAACAGCTTGATGCAACACTTGATTTCTCTCTTAGCTCTCTAATTACCGAGTCGCTCCCTCTGATCACCAGTTCGGTCATCCATTCGCCTACCGCTAACCGTAGTTTTAGGGGAATTCTCCAAACTGTGGGCGAAGTCTACCCCACATTGGCAAAAATGCATGAACTGGGAGTTCTAGAAAGATTTTTACCTGAGTTTTCAGATCTCACCTGTCTTGTTCAACACGAATATTACCACCGTTACACTGCTGACGAGCATACTCTAAATACAATTCATCAACTCGACAGGATCTTCAGCGGTGCATCGCAATATTCACCTGTCTACGTCCATGCAATTCACCAGACCAAGAACCCAAGCATCCTATATCTCATCCTCCTACTTCATGATATCGGGAAAGGGAAAATGATCTCGGGGCATGCTAAGATTGGAGCCGGTATGGCACGAGCCATTCTCGCCCGTCTGCAGATAGCACCAGATATAATGGAAAGAATTATTTTTCTAATTAGCAATCACCTGGAAATGTGGCGCTTCTGGCAACGCTATGACATTGAGGACCCAGAAACAGGAGCGGCTTTCGCCAATTTTGTGAAAGATGAAGAAAATCTGCGCCTTCTATTTGTTCATACATACTGTGACTCACAGGGCACCCATTCGGATCTATGGAATAGCTACAAAGACGGTCTTCATCGAGGGCTTTTCCATATTACCCTCGATCACTTTAGGGGAACGGCATCCAAGGGTGTCGAGGAAGAGAGCCAAGAATCGGTCTCTTACTCCTGCATTAGAGAAGCCGCTCCTCACATTTCGGAGGAAGAAATTATAGCTCACTTTAATCAACTAACAGCAAGTTATTTTGTCGACAGCGGGGTCGAAGAGATTTCTTTCCATCTCGATATGGTCCATCGTTTCCTTCGTCGCGTAAGGCAAGAGGAGTCTCCAAACACTCTGGTCCCAATCGTGGATTGGCGGGACGATCTCAATCTAAGTATGACTGTCGTTAACATCGCAACTTGGGATAGGCCCGGCCTGTTTTACAGATTGGCCGGCGCCTTTAGTGTTGCAGGAGTAAATATACTCAGCAGCAGGGCAATATCACGAATGGATTCGATTACCATTGATTCTTTCTACATTTGTGACCCCGGTGGAGGTTGTGTCCAGGACCAGCAAGCAAAAGATAAATTTCAGACCAACCTCATCAGCGCGCTCAAATACGATAAAGATCTATTACCTGTTATTTTAGAACAGGCCAGGAAAGCTGAAAACCCACCTTTTCTGAAATTTGACGAACGTCTCAACGCGCCCATTCCCCACAGAGTCGATAGCCACAAGGATAAACGTTTAAACCGGATCATTGTCGAAATCCAAGCTACCGACCAAATTGGTCTGCTCTATCGCGTAGCCAAAGCCATCTACGACCACGGATTTAATATCGAGTTCGCCCGAATTTCTACTGAACTCGATGTCGCTGTCGATACTTTCCACATTACCAATATCAATACCCTAAAAAAAGACAATTCCGGAGATTTAAGGAACCTTGAAGCAAACCTTAACAACCTCGTTTCCTAA